A DNA window from Helianthus annuus cultivar XRQ/B chromosome 15, HanXRQr2.0-SUNRISE, whole genome shotgun sequence contains the following coding sequences:
- the LOC110911401 gene encoding E3 ubiquitin protein ligase RIE1 isoform X1, whose protein sequence is MSNTSPESTTAPLLRPRQPTGDSQSTTARPNTLALLLGRASGRHGASMLVRETAARQLEQRRADWGYSKPVVALDMTWNLAFVAVSVVLLFCTMDEKPNVPVRVWICGYAVQCALHVVLVWLEYRRRSRRLTEEESAGGSDNLNDSEEDEGRIGDGLSSNGISYAKRCENLNTMVSFVWWLIGFYWMVAGGEILMHRAPRLYWVTVVFLAFDVFFAIFCVVLACLIGIALCCCLPCIIAILYAVAGQEGASDADLNALPKYRFQASKDNEDKPEVGAGRMVPAESNGGHLAVERVLLPEDADCCICLSTYEDGAELHSLPCNHHFHATCIVKWLKMNATCPLCKYNILKGNEQV, encoded by the exons ATGTCCAACACGTCACCGGAGTCAACCACCGCACCGTTACTCCGGCCACGGCAACCCACCGGAGACTCACAATCCACCACCGCTAGACCTAACACACTCGCTCTCCTCCTCGGCCGAGCTTCGGGACGCCACGGCGCCTCTATGCTGGTGCGCGAGACGGCAGCGCGCCAGCTGGAACAGCGCCGAGCCGACTGGGGCTATTCAAAGCCGGTCGTAGCCCTAGATATGACGTGGAACCTCGCGTTCGTTGCGGTTTCGGTAGTTTTGTTGTTCTGTACGATGGATGAGAAACCTAATGTGCCGGTTAGGGTTTGGATTTGCGGTTATGCGGTTCAGTGTGCGTTGCACGTGGTGTTGGTGTGGTTGGAGTATAGGAGGAGGAGTCGGAGATTAACGGAAGAGGAAAGTGCAGGTGGAAGTGATAATTTGAATGATAGTGAAGAGGATGAAGGGAGGATTGGGGATGGTTTGAGTTCTAATGGAATCAG CTACGCTAAAAGATGTGAAAATCTTAATACAATGGTATCATTCGTCTGGTGGCTGATCGGCTTCTACTGGATGGTTGCTGGTGGTGAGATTCTTATGCATCGTGCTCCGCGTCTGTACTG GGTGACCGTGGTGTTCTTAGCCTTTGATGTGTTCTTCGCCATCTTCTGTGTTGTGTTGGCATGTTTAATCGGGATTGCCCTTTGTTGTTGCCTGCCCTGCATAATTGCTATTCTGTATGCAGTTGCTGGCCAG GAAGGTGCATCCGATGCAGACCTCAACGCGCTTCCTAAATACAGATTTCAGGCATCCAAAGATAACGAAGACAAACCTGAGGTGGGAGCAGGTAGAATGGTTCCTGCTGAATCAAATGGCGGTCACTTAGCTGTCGAACGTGTTCTTCTACCTGAGGATGCT GATTGCTGCATTTGTCTAAGCACATATGAAGATGGAGCAGAGCTTCATTCACTTCCTTGCAACCATCATTTCCATGCTACATGCATTGTGAAATGGCTGAAGATGAATGCAACTTGCCCACTTTGCAAGTACAACATCCTCAAGGGAAATGAACAGGTTTAA
- the LOC110911401 gene encoding E3 ubiquitin protein ligase RIE1 isoform X2: MSNTSPESTTAPLLRPRQPTGDSQSTTARPNTLALLLGRASGRHGASMLVRETAARQLEQRRADWGYSKPVVALDMTWNLAFVAVSVVLLFCTMDEKPNVPVRVWICGYAVQCALHVVLVWLEYRRRSRRLTEEESAGGSDNLNDSEEDEGRIGDGLSSNGISYAKRCENLNTMVSFVWWLIGFYWMVAGGEILMHRAPRLYWVTVVFLAFDVFFAIFCVVLACLIGIALCCCLPCIIAILYAVAGQEGASDADLNALPKYRFQASKDNEDKPEVGAGRMVPAESNGGHLAVERVLLPEDAVSLLLMIWKGLLHLSKHI, from the exons ATGTCCAACACGTCACCGGAGTCAACCACCGCACCGTTACTCCGGCCACGGCAACCCACCGGAGACTCACAATCCACCACCGCTAGACCTAACACACTCGCTCTCCTCCTCGGCCGAGCTTCGGGACGCCACGGCGCCTCTATGCTGGTGCGCGAGACGGCAGCGCGCCAGCTGGAACAGCGCCGAGCCGACTGGGGCTATTCAAAGCCGGTCGTAGCCCTAGATATGACGTGGAACCTCGCGTTCGTTGCGGTTTCGGTAGTTTTGTTGTTCTGTACGATGGATGAGAAACCTAATGTGCCGGTTAGGGTTTGGATTTGCGGTTATGCGGTTCAGTGTGCGTTGCACGTGGTGTTGGTGTGGTTGGAGTATAGGAGGAGGAGTCGGAGATTAACGGAAGAGGAAAGTGCAGGTGGAAGTGATAATTTGAATGATAGTGAAGAGGATGAAGGGAGGATTGGGGATGGTTTGAGTTCTAATGGAATCAG CTACGCTAAAAGATGTGAAAATCTTAATACAATGGTATCATTCGTCTGGTGGCTGATCGGCTTCTACTGGATGGTTGCTGGTGGTGAGATTCTTATGCATCGTGCTCCGCGTCTGTACTG GGTGACCGTGGTGTTCTTAGCCTTTGATGTGTTCTTCGCCATCTTCTGTGTTGTGTTGGCATGTTTAATCGGGATTGCCCTTTGTTGTTGCCTGCCCTGCATAATTGCTATTCTGTATGCAGTTGCTGGCCAG GAAGGTGCATCCGATGCAGACCTCAACGCGCTTCCTAAATACAGATTTCAGGCATCCAAAGATAACGAAGACAAACCTGAGGTGGGAGCAGGTAGAATGGTTCCTGCTGAATCAAATGGCGGTCACTTAGCTGTCGAACGTGTTCTTCTACCTGAGGATGCTGTAAGTTTATTGTTGATGATTTGGAAGG GATTGCTGCATTTGTCTAAGCACATATGA
- the LOC110911403 gene encoding probable UDP-3-O-acyl-N-acetylglucosamine deacetylase 1, mitochondrial isoform X1 has product MRIPRAAMEAFKFSALISWRSTGKQQQTIARCIEKTGRALHSGDLSTVRIWPELAGTGRYFDFRSLLIPASIDFAEDSPLCTTLRKDGHSVRTVEHLLSALEGTGVDNCRIEIMNSGSDDTSVEVPIFDGSAREWVEAIDQVGLTDAMDCNGRSCDRVAPYLTQPVHVSKGDSVIAAFPANETNISYGIDFPQVSDLSLKWYSSSFCTGSFYSKQIAPSRTFCIYEEVEKMRSAGLIKGGSAENAVAFSISKGLLNPPLRSLEEPCRHKVLDFIGDVSLFARRGSQGLPVANIIAFKGGHSLHAEFVRKLSSTS; this is encoded by the exons ATGAGAATCCCACGCGCCGCCATGGAAGCTTTCAAATTCTCCGCTCTGATTTCATGGAGATCC ACAGGTAAGCAGCAGCAGACGATCGCTCGTTGCATCGAGAAGACAGGGCGGGCGCTTCACTCCGGCGATCTATCGACGGTGAGAATCTGGCCGGAGTTAGCCGGAACAGGAAGGTACTTCGATTTCCGTTCACTTTTAATTCCTGCCTCAATTGATTTTGCTGAAGATTCGCCGCTTTGTACTACGCTTCGTAAGGATGGACACAGTGTTCGAACTGTTGAGCATTTGTTATCGGCTTTGGAAGGGACCGGTGTTGATAATTGTCGAATCGAGATTATGAATTCTGGTTCTGATGATACATCAGTGGAG GTACCCATTTTTGATGGGTCAGCTAGGGAATGGGTGGAAGCTATTGACCAAGTTGGGTTGACTGATGCCATGGATTGCAATGGCAGAAGTTGTGATAGAGTAGCACCTTATCTTACTCAACCTGTTCATGTGTCAAAAGGAGATTCTGTTATAGCAGCATTTCCTGCTAATGAAACTAATATCAGTTATGGAATTGATTTTCCGCAG GTATCAGATTTAAGCCTCAAGTGGTATTCATCAAGCTTTTGCACTGGCTCTTTTTATTCTAAGCAAATAGCTCCTTCAAGAACCTTTTGCATTTATGAAGAG GTGGAGAAAATGCGTAGTGCAGGACTCATTAAGGGTGGTTCTGCAGAGAATGCTGTTGCTTTCAG TATCAGTAAAGGTTTGCTGAATCCACCTTTGCGTTCACTGGAGGAGCCATGTAGGCACAAGGTTTTGGATTTCATTGGCGACGTCTCTCTCTTCGCCCGAAGGGGTAGTCAAGGGCTCCCAGTTGCAAATATCATAGCTTTTAAG GGAGGACACTCATTGCATGCGGAATTTGTTCGCAAGCTGTCATCTACTTCTTAA
- the LOC110911403 gene encoding probable UDP-3-O-acyl-N-acetylglucosamine deacetylase 1, mitochondrial isoform X2 produces the protein MEIRKQQQTIARCIEKTGRALHSGDLSTVRIWPELAGTGRYFDFRSLLIPASIDFAEDSPLCTTLRKDGHSVRTVEHLLSALEGTGVDNCRIEIMNSGSDDTSVEVPIFDGSAREWVEAIDQVGLTDAMDCNGRSCDRVAPYLTQPVHVSKGDSVIAAFPANETNISYGIDFPQVSDLSLKWYSSSFCTGSFYSKQIAPSRTFCIYEEVEKMRSAGLIKGGSAENAVAFSISKGLLNPPLRSLEEPCRHKVLDFIGDVSLFARRGSQGLPVANIIAFKGGHSLHAEFVRKLSSTS, from the exons ATGGAGATCC GTAAGCAGCAGCAGACGATCGCTCGTTGCATCGAGAAGACAGGGCGGGCGCTTCACTCCGGCGATCTATCGACGGTGAGAATCTGGCCGGAGTTAGCCGGAACAGGAAGGTACTTCGATTTCCGTTCACTTTTAATTCCTGCCTCAATTGATTTTGCTGAAGATTCGCCGCTTTGTACTACGCTTCGTAAGGATGGACACAGTGTTCGAACTGTTGAGCATTTGTTATCGGCTTTGGAAGGGACCGGTGTTGATAATTGTCGAATCGAGATTATGAATTCTGGTTCTGATGATACATCAGTGGAG GTACCCATTTTTGATGGGTCAGCTAGGGAATGGGTGGAAGCTATTGACCAAGTTGGGTTGACTGATGCCATGGATTGCAATGGCAGAAGTTGTGATAGAGTAGCACCTTATCTTACTCAACCTGTTCATGTGTCAAAAGGAGATTCTGTTATAGCAGCATTTCCTGCTAATGAAACTAATATCAGTTATGGAATTGATTTTCCGCAG GTATCAGATTTAAGCCTCAAGTGGTATTCATCAAGCTTTTGCACTGGCTCTTTTTATTCTAAGCAAATAGCTCCTTCAAGAACCTTTTGCATTTATGAAGAG GTGGAGAAAATGCGTAGTGCAGGACTCATTAAGGGTGGTTCTGCAGAGAATGCTGTTGCTTTCAG TATCAGTAAAGGTTTGCTGAATCCACCTTTGCGTTCACTGGAGGAGCCATGTAGGCACAAGGTTTTGGATTTCATTGGCGACGTCTCTCTCTTCGCCCGAAGGGGTAGTCAAGGGCTCCCAGTTGCAAATATCATAGCTTTTAAG GGAGGACACTCATTGCATGCGGAATTTGTTCGCAAGCTGTCATCTACTTCTTAA
- the LOC110911404 gene encoding protein VAC14 homolog, whose amino-acid sequence MADALSAIPAAVLRNLSDKLYEKRKNAALEVEGIVKQLTAAGDHDKITAVINLLTHEFAYSPQLNHRKGGLIGLAAATVGLSGEAAQHLEQILPPVINSFSDQDSRVRYYACEALYNIAKVVRGEFIFHFNKIFDALCKLSADSDPNVQSAAHLLDRLVKDIVTESDQFSIEEFIPLLRERMNVLNPYVRQFLVGWITVLDSVPDIDMLGFLPDFLDGLFNMLSDSSLEIRQQADSALSEFLQEIKNSPSVDYGRMAEILVQRAASPDEFTRWTAITWINEFVKLGGDQLVPYYADILGAILPCIADNEEKIRVVARETNEELGAIQTVPAEGFDVGAILSVARRQLSSEHEATRIESLHWISTLLNRHRPEVLTFLNDIFDTLLKPLSDPSDQVVLLVLEVHAAIARDQYNFRQLVVFLVHKFHTDNDLLERRGALIIRRLCVLLDSERVYRELSKILEEEADLDFASTMVQALNLILLTSSELSDLRNLLKRSLVNTAGKDFFLSLYSSWSHSSMAIISLCLLAQAYQHASSVIQSLTEEDINVRFLIQLDKLIHLLETPTFAYLRLQLLEPERYVWLLKALYGLLMLLPQQSAAFKILRTRLKTVPSYSFNNPMSTGLHVLEDGNMNDGDISSMHNGINFASLLQRFQQTQHQHRLHSKSPARSHNIPTSSKEVQKPEEVRGSGAVVPEINRPPSRSSRKGPGQLHL is encoded by the exons ATGGCGGATGCGTTATCTGCAATTCCGGCTGCCGTACTGCGGAATCTCTCCGATAAGCTTTACGAGAAGCGGAAGAATGCTGCGCTTGAG GTTGAAGGAATTGTGAAGCAGTTGACAGCTGCTGGTGATCATGATAAGATTACTGCTGTGATTAATTTGTTGACTCATGAGTTTGCTTATTCGCCTCAGTTGAATCATCGGAAG GGAGGGTTGATTGGATTGGCTGCAGCTACTGTTGGTTTGAGTGGTGAAGCTGCACAGCATCTGGAG CAAATTCTACCACCAGTGATAAACTCTTTCTCTGATCAAGATAGCAGAGTTCGCTACTATGCTTGTGAAGCTTTATACAACATTGCAAAG GTGGTGAGAGGAGAGTTTATTTTCCACTTCAACAAAATATTTGATGCGTTGTGTAAGCTTTCAGCCGACTCAGATCCCAATGTACAAAGTGCTGCCCATCTTTTAGATAGACTTGTGAAG GACATAGTGACAGAGAGTGATCAATTCAG CATTGAGGAATTTATACCGTTGTTGAGAGAGCGGATGAACGTCTTGAATCCTTACGTTCGCCAGTTTTTGGTGGGATGGATCACGGTATTGGACAGTGTTCCAGACATAGATATGCTGGGCTTTCTTCCTGATTTTCTTGACG gtttatttaacatgttaagtgaTTCCAGCCTTGAAATCCGGCAGCAAGCTGATTCAGCACTTTCAGAGTTCCTTCAAGAGATTAAAAACTCTCCG TCTGTAGACTATGGTCGTATGGCTGAAATACTTGTACAGAGAGCAGCTTCCCCTGATGAATTTACGCGTTGGACAGCAATAACATGG ATAAATGAGTTTGTCAAACTTGGTGGAGACCAGCTTGTACCTTATTATGCCGATATATTGGGAGCTATCTTGCCTTGCATAGCTGACAATGAAGAGAAAATACGAGTG GTAGCCCGTGAAACAAACGAAGAGCTTGGTGCAATCCAAACTGTTCCAGCTGAAGGGTTTGATGTTGGAGCTATTCTCTCCGTTGCAAGGAG GCAGTTATCTAGTGAGCACGAGGCTACTCGAATTGAGTCATTGCACTGGATTTCAACTCTTTTGAATAGACACCGTCCAGAG GTTCTGACTTTTCTTAATGATATTTTTGACACACTTCTGAAGCCACTCTCAGATCCCTCTGATCAG GTAGTGCTCCTGGTACTTGAGGTGCATGCAGCCATAGCAAGAGACCAATATAACTTCCGCCAGCTCGTTGTTTTCTTAGTTCATaagttccatacagataatgaTCTCCTGGAAAG GCGAGGCGCGTTAATTATTCGCCGACTTTGTGTGCTTTTAGATTCCGAAAGAGTTTACCGGGAACTTTCCAAGATTCTTGAGGAGGAAGCAGATCTGGATTTTGCATCTACAATGGTTCAG GCATTAAATTTGATTCTGCTGACGTCTTCAGAGTTGTCTGACCTACGAAACCTTTTAAAGCGATCTCTAGTTAATACTGCTGGAAAAGACTTCTTTCTTTCGCTGTATTCCTCATGGAGCCATTCATCGATGGCCATAATAAGTCTCTGCTTATTAGCACAGGCTTACCAACATGCAAGTTCCGTCATTCAGTCTCTAACGGAGGAAGATATTAATGTCAGATTTTTAATCCAACTAGACAAATTAATACACCTGTTGGAGACTCCTACTTTTGCTTACCTTAGACTTCAG CTTCTTGAACCGGAAAGATATGTATGGTTGTTGAAAGCTCTGTATGGTCTTCTTATGTTACTTCCTCAG CAAAGTGCTGCGTTTAAGATTTTAAGGACTCGTTTGAAGACGGTGCCTTCATACTCCTTCAACAACCCCATGTCAACAGGGCTACATGTTTTAGAAGATGGTAACATGAACGATGGTGATATCAGTAGCATGCATAATGGGATAAACTTTGCATCTTTGCTGCAGCGATTTCAACAGACACAACATCAGCATCGGCTGCATTCAAAATCACCAGCACGGTCACACAACATTCCCACATCCTCGAAG GAGGTTCAAAAACCGGAAGAAGTGAGGGGAAGTGGAGCTGTGGTGCCGGAGATTAACAGGCCACCTTCAAGATCATCCCGCAAAGGTCCAGGACAGCTACATTTATGA
- the LOC110911405 gene encoding probable calcium-binding protein CML25 yields MGLKNLFHRKKKSGTDNSHNGVVSPSVNSVHSVNNSRIQIETELQQVFKKFDVNGDGKISSSELGSIMGSLGHRPTDDELESMINSVDADGDGFIDLQEFIELNTKDVDSNEVLESLRDAFSVFDTDKNGLISAEELQNVLGRLEEECSIGDCRKMIAGVDVNGDGMISFDEFRVMMMSGVRFNGVKNS; encoded by the coding sequence ATGGGACTGAAGAACTTATTCCACCGGAAAAAGAAATCCGGCACCGACAACAGCCACAACGGCGTCGTTTCACCGTCCGTCAACTCCGTCCATTCCGTCAACAACTCTCGCATCCAGATCGAGACCGAACTACAACAAGTTTTCAAAAAATTCGACGTTAACGGCGACGGAAAGATCTCCTCCTCCGAACTCGGATCAATAATGGGGAGTTTAGGTCACCGGCCGACGGACGACGAATTGGAGAGCATGATCAACTCTGTGGACGCTGACGGTGACGGATTCATTGATCTGCAGGAGTTTATTGAGCTGAACACGAAGGATGTTGATTCGAATGAGGTGTTGGAGAGTTTGAGAGATGCTTTTTCGGTGTTTGATACTGATAAGAATGGTCTGATCTCTGCGGAGGAGTTGCAGAATGTGTTAGGGCGGTTGGAGGAGGAGTGTTCGATCGGAGATTGCCGGAAAATGATCGCCGGAGTTGATGTGAATGGTGATGGGATGATTAGTTTTGATGAGTTTAGGGTTATGATGATGAGTGGCGTGAGGTTTAATGGGGTCAAGAATAGTTGA
- the LOC110911406 gene encoding ubiquitin-conjugating enzyme E2 variant 1B — MGTEGSTVVVPRSFRLLEELERGEKGIGDGTVSYGMDDADDVYMQSWTGTIIGPSNTVHEGRIYQLKLICGLEYPEKPPSVKFQSRINMTCVNPETGVVEPSIFPMLADWKREYTMEDILTRLKKEMASPQNRKLTQPPEGNDEGRVDPKGLVLRCCIM; from the exons ATGGGGACGGAAGGATCAACGGTTGTCG TTCCAAGGAGCTTTAGATTACTAGAAGAGCTCGAAAGAGGAGAAAAAGGAATCGGTGATGGAACCGTAAGCTACGGGATGGACGATGCTGATGACGTGTACATGCAGTCATGGACCGGGACTATCATCGGTCCTTCTAAT ACTGTTCATGAAGGGCGCATATATCAGCTGAAACTAATTTGTGGCCTCGAGTATCCTGAGAAACCACCAAGTGTGAAATTTCAATCACGCATAAACATGACCTGTGTGAATCCGGAGACTGGTGTG GTTGAACCGTCTATTTTCCCCATGCTTGCTGATTGGAAACGAGAGTATACAATGGAGGACATACTAACACGACTCAAGAAAGAAATGGCCTCCCCGCAAAACAGAAAACTCACGCAACCTCCTGAAG GAAATGATGAGGGGCGGGTGGACCCAAAGGGACTAGTGCTGAGGTGTTGTATTATGTAA